A section of the Chloroflexota bacterium genome encodes:
- a CDS encoding 4Fe-4S binding protein — translation MPNKVEINSAWCKGCHICIEVCPRHVLESDQQTFLRGFHPVVVARPEDCTACMQCELLCPDLAITVTEEA, via the coding sequence GTGCCAAATAAGGTCGAAATCAACTCAGCCTGGTGCAAAGGCTGTCATATTTGCATCGAGGTCTGCCCCCGCCACGTCCTGGAATCCGACCAGCAAACTTTCCTGCGCGGCTTCCATCCCGTAGTCGTCGCCCGGCCCGAGGACTGCACCGCTTGTATGCAGTGCGAACTGCTTTGCCCTGACCTGGCCATCACTGTAACTGAGGAGGCTTGA
- a CDS encoding DUF362 domain-containing protein yields the protein MSQVYIARCTDYTSERVEAAVRASVDALGGMRAFVSAGQQVVLKPNLLQAQPPERAITTHPAVVRAVARLVIEAGAKPIIADSPIGPLTVPILHRTYQRTGLALVAEETGAELNYDTSAVRLSHPNGKLIKMADILRVVAEADAIISLPKLKTHNFTVFTGATKNLFGTIPGIAKAGYHTALQTVERFSDMLLDLMDLCRPVLTVMDAVVGMHRDGPSGGEPIQIGLILASADGVALDVVATTLVGLSPLDVPPLRAAVERGLTAGRVEDIEVLGLSLEEARVEGFVPSRTGIGSNALVARLPAIVRDRVSRQLVATPRAGPNCIGCGLCAQNCPVGAITMVGGRARMKLDSCIRCYCCHEVCPENAVELHRPFLTRVLNR from the coding sequence ATGAGCCAGGTATACATTGCACGGTGCACGGACTATACGTCAGAGCGGGTGGAGGCCGCGGTGCGGGCCAGCGTGGACGCATTGGGCGGTATGCGCGCCTTTGTGTCGGCAGGGCAGCAGGTGGTCCTCAAGCCCAACCTGCTGCAGGCCCAACCGCCAGAGCGGGCCATCACCACTCACCCGGCGGTGGTGCGCGCTGTGGCCCGTTTGGTGATTGAGGCTGGTGCCAAGCCCATTATCGCCGACAGCCCTATTGGGCCTCTCACTGTGCCAATTTTGCATCGCACTTACCAGCGCACTGGCCTCGCTCTCGTGGCGGAGGAAACCGGCGCGGAACTGAATTACGATACGAGCGCCGTGCGCCTCTCCCACCCCAATGGTAAGTTGATCAAAATGGCGGACATCCTGCGCGTTGTGGCCGAGGCTGACGCCATCATCTCCCTGCCAAAACTCAAAACCCACAACTTCACCGTCTTCACCGGCGCTACGAAGAACCTTTTCGGCACCATCCCTGGCATTGCCAAGGCTGGTTACCACACGGCTCTGCAAACGGTGGAGCGATTTTCGGATATGCTTCTGGATTTGATGGACCTCTGCCGCCCTGTGCTCACGGTTATGGATGCCGTGGTAGGAATGCACCGTGACGGCCCTTCAGGCGGTGAGCCAATCCAGATTGGCCTTATCCTGGCCTCTGCCGACGGCGTGGCACTGGATGTGGTCGCCACGACCCTGGTTGGTCTCTCACCATTGGATGTGCCGCCACTGCGAGCGGCTGTGGAGCGCGGGCTGACAGCCGGGCGAGTGGAAGACATCGAGGTGTTAGGTCTATCGTTAGAGGAAGCACGCGTGGAGGGCTTTGTTCCATCGCGCACTGGGATAGGAAGTAATGCTCTTGTCGCTCGACTGCCTGCAATAGTTCGCGACCGTGTCAGCCGTCAACTGGTCGCCACGCCCCGCGCTGGGCCGAACTGCATTGGTTGCGGCCTCTGTGCTCAAAACTGCCCGGTGGGGGCTATCACCATGGTGGGTGGCCGGGCGCGTATGAAACTGGACTCCTGCATCCGCTGCTATTGTTGCCACGAGGTTTGTCCCGAAAATGCAGTGGAATTGCATCGGCCCTTCCTGACGCGCGTGCTCAACCGGTAG
- a CDS encoding winged helix DNA-binding domain-containing protein gives MTVKLTAEQITAWRERRFHRRPDLALRTEDDAVRFVDEVGFCSLFPDEYAPMPNLWEAINGSERPLPDHHNDYALDLTWTWKDSLPERKCFYYGKVVRKKPTLISLRLLPHFYALSENYGDPYEYLQQYRDGRLSDEARRIYEALLEGGAMPTSQLRREALLAGKTNMSRFDRAIRELQADFKIAKVGISDANAWGYCYVYDLFTRRFPEVVEQAQRISGREAMQTILRQYLENVLAVEEQVLVHLFGWEQSYLEATVNRLVQDGYLIRGVRVEGTARECVALAEGWP, from the coding sequence ATGACCGTGAAACTCACTGCTGAACAGATCACGGCCTGGCGCGAGCGACGTTTTCACCGTCGCCCTGACCTCGCCCTGCGCACTGAGGACGACGCTGTTCGCTTTGTGGATGAGGTGGGCTTCTGCTCCCTCTTCCCTGACGAGTACGCCCCTATGCCCAACCTGTGGGAAGCCATCAACGGCAGCGAACGGCCTCTGCCGGACCATCACAACGACTACGCGCTTGACCTGACTTGGACGTGGAAGGATTCTTTGCCGGAGCGCAAGTGCTTTTACTACGGCAAGGTAGTGCGCAAGAAACCCACGCTCATCTCCCTGCGCTTATTGCCCCATTTCTACGCCCTCTCCGAGAACTATGGCGACCCCTACGAGTACCTGCAGCAATACCGCGACGGCCGGCTGAGCGACGAGGCGCGGCGGATCTACGAGGCGCTATTAGAGGGCGGGGCCATGCCCACCAGCCAGTTGCGGCGGGAGGCACTGCTGGCGGGGAAAACGAACATGAGTCGCTTCGATCGTGCCATCCGCGAATTGCAAGCCGATTTCAAGATCGCGAAAGTGGGCATCTCAGACGCAAACGCTTGGGGTTATTGTTACGTCTATGATTTATTCACTCGCCGCTTCCCCGAGGTCGTCGAACAGGCCCAGCGCATCAGCGGTCGCGAGGCGATGCAGACTATCCTACGGCAGTACCTGGAGAATGTACTGGCAGTAGAAGAGCAGGTACTCGTGCACTTATTTGGCTGGGAGCAGAGTTATCTCGAGGCTACAGTGAACCGGCTAGTACAAGATGGCTACCTGATACGCGGTGTGCGGGTGGAAGGGACGGCGAGGGAGTGCGTGGCGCTGGCAGAGGGATGGCCGTGA
- a CDS encoding sugar phosphate isomerase/epimerase, with product MTTHDDLGAGLPGPDFDFPAFVRSKATMEDVLNPGLYHWEAFNFRPPALEKLEQRVRTDHLPTSIHHPLTCPPDYPHPPLLGLCIHPEREVRERALALIEENLSLAQDWGARYVVLHFGGGVSGDLGRRKALSLAMRSAERLAEMVEEYGVPILLEYAGYDPDIERPEDWAAIAQDLPPLGICLDIGHLFHHADLYGTDYLKEVEVLAPHTRALHLWNSRGISAWRKFRHVPVHPSLDPADGWIDIPTVLRIVLEIHPRCPIVFEPDFLYNDSESFFREGMEWVLGLVQEITATG from the coding sequence GTGACCACTCACGATGATCTGGGTGCCGGCTTGCCTGGTCCGGACTTCGATTTTCCGGCCTTTGTCCGCAGCAAAGCCACGATGGAAGACGTGCTCAACCCCGGCCTCTATCATTGGGAGGCTTTCAATTTCCGTCCTCCCGCTTTGGAAAAATTAGAACAACGCGTACGAACTGACCATCTGCCCACTAGCATCCACCACCCATTGACCTGCCCACCCGATTATCCCCACCCGCCTCTCCTGGGTCTATGTATCCACCCCGAACGGGAGGTGCGCGAGCGTGCCCTCGCGCTCATTGAGGAGAACCTGAGCCTGGCGCAGGATTGGGGGGCGCGGTACGTAGTGTTGCATTTCGGAGGTGGTGTGTCTGGCGACTTAGGCCGCAGGAAAGCGCTGTCCCTGGCTATGCGGAGTGCCGAGCGGTTAGCGGAGATGGTGGAAGAATACGGCGTGCCTATTTTGCTGGAATACGCGGGCTATGACCCCGACATCGAAAGACCAGAGGATTGGGCTGCCATCGCGCAGGACCTCCCGCCACTCGGAATATGTCTGGACATTGGCCACTTGTTCCATCACGCCGATCTCTACGGCACAGATTATCTCAAAGAAGTCGAAGTGCTGGCTCCACACACCAGGGCGCTACATCTCTGGAACTCGCGGGGGATAAGTGCCTGGCGCAAGTTCCGCCATGTACCTGTACATCCCTCCCTCGATCCGGCCGACGGCTGGATTGATATCCCGACGGTACTGCGAATCGTCTTGGAGATACATCCGCGCTGCCCAATCGTCTTTGAGCCCGATTTCCTTTACAACGACAGCGAGTCCTTCTTCCGAGAGGGGATGGAGTGGGTGCTCGGACTGGTGCAAGAAATCACCGCTACCGGTTGA
- a CDS encoding 2-oxoacid:acceptor oxidoreductase subunit alpha, producing MQGDEACAEGAIAAGCNYYAGYPITPASEIMEHICRRFADLEGRVFIQMEDEIGSMASVIGAAWAGAKAMTATSGPGLSLMLENIGYALITETPCVVVDVQRAGPSTGQATRPAQGDVMQARWGAHGDYEIIVLAPWSVSEMYTETIRAFNLAERFRVPVILLSDEAVGHLRENFAVPPLTRVYHREKEVGSPPFGSSEVPPMPAFGEGARLLVTGSTHDEWGYRRTSDAHAQASLVERLVSKVRNHLDEVTAVERYLCNGELDVLLVSFGFTARSALGAAREAREAGRRVGLLRLRTLWPFPEDEVRQTAAGARYVLVAEMNRGQVLREVQRVAPNAVGYHKTDGEVITSDEILVAMGNLG from the coding sequence ATGCAGGGCGACGAGGCCTGCGCCGAAGGGGCGATCGCCGCCGGCTGCAATTACTACGCGGGATACCCTATCACCCCAGCCAGCGAAATCATGGAGCACATCTGCCGCCGATTTGCGGATCTCGAGGGGCGCGTCTTCATTCAGATGGAAGACGAAATCGGCTCTATGGCCTCGGTCATCGGTGCAGCGTGGGCTGGGGCGAAGGCTATGACTGCCACGTCGGGGCCGGGCCTCAGCCTGATGCTGGAAAACATCGGCTATGCTCTCATCACCGAGACTCCTTGCGTGGTAGTGGATGTGCAACGCGCCGGGCCCAGCACGGGACAGGCCACCCGTCCCGCCCAGGGTGACGTGATGCAGGCCCGCTGGGGCGCACATGGCGACTACGAGATCATCGTCCTGGCTCCTTGGTCCGTGAGCGAGATGTACACCGAGACCATTCGCGCCTTCAACTTAGCGGAGCGGTTCCGCGTACCCGTGATCCTGCTGAGCGATGAAGCAGTGGGCCACTTGCGCGAGAATTTCGCGGTGCCACCGCTCACGCGAGTGTATCACCGCGAAAAAGAGGTGGGGAGCCCGCCGTTTGGGAGTTCCGAGGTGCCGCCCATGCCTGCTTTCGGCGAGGGGGCTCGGTTGCTTGTTACTGGCTCCACCCATGACGAGTGGGGTTACCGGCGCACTTCAGACGCCCACGCCCAGGCCTCACTGGTAGAACGATTGGTCAGTAAAGTGCGAAATCACTTAGACGAGGTAACCGCCGTCGAGCGCTATCTCTGCAACGGAGAGTTGGATGTATTACTCGTCTCCTTCGGTTTCACCGCTCGCAGCGCTTTAGGTGCGGCACGGGAAGCAAGGGAGGCTGGGCGGCGAGTAGGCCTTTTGCGGCTGCGAACCCTGTGGCCTTTTCCTGAAGACGAAGTGCGCCAGACGGCCGCAGGAGCGCGTTATGTATTGGTGGCAGAGATGAATCGGGGACAAGTGCTGCGCGAGGTCCAGCGCGTGGCCCCCAACGCTGTGGGCTATCACAAAACCGATGGCGAAGTGATTACGTCGGACGAAATCCTGGTGGCAATGGGGAATTTGGGCTAA